A stretch of the Bacillus mesophilus genome encodes the following:
- the fabG gene encoding 3-oxoacyl-ACP reductase FabG yields the protein MTGRFQGRVAFVTGGSRGIGRAIVEQFAEEGAKVAIIDVNEEALQEVSAALTEKGYDFYTKVANVVNGAEVEQAMEEVYNTFGSIDILVNNAGVIRDNLLFKMTDQDWDTVMDVHLKGSFNSVRAVQKYMVEQKYGRIVNISSTSALGNRGQANYATAKAGLQGLTKTLAIELGKFGITANSVAPGFIETDMTRETAARIGISFDDLINASVAKIPVARSGKPSDIANAVAFFADEKSSFVNGQVIYVAGGPKN from the coding sequence ATGACAGGAAGATTTCAAGGAAGAGTTGCGTTTGTCACAGGGGGAAGTAGAGGTATTGGTCGAGCAATCGTTGAGCAGTTTGCAGAAGAAGGTGCAAAAGTAGCGATTATCGATGTTAACGAAGAAGCACTACAAGAAGTAAGTGCAGCATTAACGGAAAAAGGGTATGACTTTTATACAAAAGTAGCGAATGTAGTAAACGGTGCTGAAGTAGAGCAAGCGATGGAAGAGGTTTATAATACTTTTGGATCAATAGATATCCTAGTTAATAATGCTGGAGTTATTCGTGATAATCTATTATTCAAAATGACAGATCAAGATTGGGATACCGTAATGGATGTTCATTTGAAAGGCTCGTTTAACTCGGTACGTGCTGTTCAAAAGTATATGGTTGAACAAAAGTATGGAAGGATTGTTAATATCTCTTCTACCTCTGCTCTTGGTAACCGTGGTCAGGCAAATTATGCAACAGCCAAGGCAGGCTTACAAGGGTTAACTAAAACACTTGCCATTGAACTTGGTAAATTTGGTATAACCGCTAATTCTGTTGCACCTGGATTTATCGAGACTGACATGACAAGAGAAACTGCCGCAAGAATTGGAATCTCTTTTGACGACTTAATTAATGCAAGTGTAGCGAAAATTCCAGTAGCTCGTAGTGGAAAGCCTAGCGATATCGCCAACGCTGTAGCATTCTTTGCTGATGAAAAATCATCATTTGTTAATGGGCAAGTGATTTATGTAGCAGGCGGACCTAAAAATTAA
- a CDS encoding acyl-CoA dehydrogenase family protein has product MHLRLTEEQRMVQKTIRKFVEKELIPLENDVLRNEREGKPSLPPGKMKELQLKAKEAGFWGINTPEEYGGANLGQMMMAIVLMEVSKTFVPFTFGGSADNILYYGNDEQKQKYLLPTINGDKKSCFAMTEPGAGSDTRNIKMTAVKDGNEWVLNGEKTFITGGNDADFVMVIAITDKEKHQATGRDGVTCFIVDRDMGWKSEYIHTMGEWGPAGLVFDNVRVPEENILGEVNGGYNLGLEWIGFARWIVGARAVGSAERLLQMAIDYAKERETFGKPISERQAIQWQIADSAVEIEAARWLVLNAAFTLDEGEDNRHVASIAKLYGANMGNNVVDRVLQIHGGMGYTRELPIERWYREARLWRIYDGTDEIQRLIIARNLLKGHVKVGQFI; this is encoded by the coding sequence ATGCATTTACGTCTAACAGAAGAACAAAGAATGGTTCAAAAAACAATTCGAAAGTTTGTTGAAAAAGAATTAATTCCTCTTGAAAATGATGTACTTAGAAATGAAAGAGAAGGAAAGCCAAGTCTTCCTCCAGGAAAAATGAAGGAACTACAGCTAAAAGCAAAGGAAGCTGGTTTTTGGGGAATTAATACACCTGAAGAATATGGTGGAGCAAACCTTGGTCAAATGATGATGGCTATCGTGCTAATGGAGGTTTCTAAAACGTTTGTTCCTTTTACATTTGGAGGATCGGCAGATAATATCCTTTACTATGGAAATGATGAGCAAAAACAAAAATATCTATTACCAACTATTAACGGTGACAAGAAGTCATGCTTTGCAATGACTGAGCCAGGTGCTGGTTCAGACACTAGAAACATAAAAATGACTGCTGTAAAGGATGGAAATGAATGGGTACTGAATGGTGAAAAGACCTTCATCACTGGTGGGAATGATGCGGACTTTGTAATGGTTATTGCCATTACTGATAAGGAAAAACACCAAGCCACAGGGCGAGATGGGGTTACTTGCTTCATCGTTGACAGAGATATGGGATGGAAATCTGAGTACATTCATACAATGGGTGAATGGGGACCTGCTGGGCTTGTATTTGATAATGTCCGTGTTCCAGAAGAAAATATCTTGGGAGAAGTAAACGGCGGATATAATCTAGGTTTAGAGTGGATTGGATTTGCTAGGTGGATTGTAGGAGCTAGAGCTGTTGGATCTGCGGAAAGGCTCCTACAGATGGCTATTGATTATGCGAAGGAAAGGGAAACCTTTGGAAAGCCAATTTCAGAACGTCAGGCCATTCAATGGCAAATTGCAGACTCAGCAGTAGAAATAGAAGCAGCGAGATGGCTGGTCTTAAATGCTGCATTTACTCTTGATGAAGGAGAAGATAACCGACACGTAGCGTCAATTGCTAAATTATATGGAGCAAATATGGGGAATAACGTAGTTGATCGTGTGCTGCAAATCCATGGAGGTATGGGTTATACGAGAGAACTTCCAATTGAGCGCTGGTACCGTGAAGCGAGACTTTGGAGAATTTATGATGGTACGGATGAGATTCAACGCTTAATTATTGCTAGAAATCTATTAAAAGGACATGTGAAGGTAGGACAATTTATATAA
- a CDS encoding thiolase family protein — translation MKEEIVIVSAVRTPIGRFGGTIRNISSGELGSIVIKEAIERAGVSPEQVDEVILGEVRQSTESSNVARVAALRAGIPESAPAFTVNRLCASGMQAVTSGIQQIVFGQADIIVAGGTESLSKSPIYLRNSRFGEGTPILVDSNLENGQQPMETYGTKLGMGMTAENVAEKYKISRTDQDLFAFNSQQKAARALETGVYNDETIAVKVKDRKKELLFAQDEHPRPDTTLEALAKLKPAFREDGTVTAGNACGRNDGAAAMVIMTATKAKELGLTPLAKIVDWSTAGVSPNVMGIGPVPAINLLLNRTNKSLSDIGLIELNEAFASQALAVIREAKLDPDKVNVNGGAIALGHPLGATGCRIMTTLLYEMRRREEQLGIATLCVGGGQGMAVLLELV, via the coding sequence ATGAAGGAGGAAATCGTAATTGTTAGTGCTGTTCGCACACCAATTGGACGCTTTGGCGGAACAATAAGGAATATAAGCTCAGGTGAACTTGGTTCGATTGTCATTAAAGAAGCCATTGAAAGAGCTGGTGTATCTCCTGAACAAGTTGATGAAGTAATCCTAGGTGAAGTTCGTCAATCCACTGAATCCTCAAATGTTGCCAGAGTTGCTGCGCTTCGAGCGGGTATTCCAGAATCTGCTCCAGCATTTACTGTAAACCGACTTTGTGCTTCAGGAATGCAAGCAGTTACATCGGGCATACAACAAATAGTCTTTGGTCAAGCGGATATCATTGTAGCTGGGGGGACTGAATCATTGAGTAAGTCGCCTATATACTTACGAAATTCTAGGTTTGGTGAAGGAACTCCTATTCTAGTGGACTCTAATCTTGAAAATGGCCAACAGCCGATGGAAACATACGGAACAAAGCTTGGTATGGGAATGACAGCTGAAAATGTTGCTGAGAAGTATAAGATCTCAAGAACAGATCAAGATCTATTTGCTTTTAACAGCCAACAAAAAGCAGCGCGTGCATTAGAAACTGGTGTTTATAACGATGAAACGATAGCAGTTAAAGTTAAAGATAGAAAAAAGGAATTACTTTTTGCTCAAGATGAGCATCCGAGGCCTGATACGACATTGGAAGCTTTAGCAAAATTAAAGCCTGCATTTAGAGAAGATGGTACAGTAACGGCTGGAAATGCTTGTGGTCGTAATGATGGGGCAGCGGCGATGGTGATTATGACAGCTACTAAAGCTAAGGAGTTGGGCCTTACTCCGCTTGCTAAAATTGTAGACTGGTCAACAGCTGGGGTCTCTCCTAATGTAATGGGTATTGGTCCTGTTCCAGCAATTAATCTGTTGTTGAATCGTACTAATAAAAGTTTATCTGATATTGGATTGATAGAGCTGAATGAGGCATTTGCTTCACAAGCCCTTGCTGTTATCAGAGAGGCTAAATTAGATCCAGATAAAGTAAATGTAAATGGCGGTGCAATTGCACTGGGGCACCCACTTGGAGCTACTGGTTGTAGAATTATGACAACTCTCCTTTATGAAATGAGAAGAAGAGAAGAACAATTAGGAATCGCTACTCTTTGTGTAGGTGGCGGGCAAGGAATGGCGGTTCTATTAGAGCTAGTTTAA
- a CDS encoding acyl-CoA dehydrogenase family protein — protein sequence MDFQLDAEIVSLKNNIRDFIKNEIEPYAMQIEDEDHIPQEIIEKSKEMGLFSLSIPEEYGGLGIGMVGKCALYEEIGKTHNGYTTLIGAHTGIGSVGIVEMGNEHQKQKYLPEMARGNLIGAFALTEPQAGSHATNLKTTAVKKGDKYILNGTKHYITNATVADIFTVMAVTDSSKGAKGITSFIVERGMPGFKVGAVERKMGLRGSHSAELVFEDCEVPEENVLGEIGQGYVNALKILANGRAGLAARNLGSSQKLLDMCMAHVEEREQFHVPIIEHQAVAHMLADIALEIEVLRSFTYRVAWMVERGEKVIKEAAMLKLYGSEVYNRVADKAVQIHGGLGYIKDFPVERYYRDARITRIYEGTSEIQKNIIAAQLRKEYS from the coding sequence ATGGATTTTCAATTAGATGCAGAGATTGTATCTCTTAAAAATAATATTAGAGATTTTATCAAAAACGAAATAGAGCCGTATGCTATGCAAATAGAAGATGAGGATCATATTCCACAAGAGATTATAGAAAAGTCTAAGGAAATGGGTTTATTTAGCTTAAGTATTCCTGAAGAGTACGGTGGACTGGGTATTGGAATGGTTGGAAAATGTGCTCTATATGAAGAAATCGGTAAAACACATAATGGGTATACGACATTAATTGGCGCTCATACGGGAATTGGTTCAGTCGGAATTGTAGAGATGGGAAATGAGCACCAAAAACAAAAATACTTACCAGAGATGGCACGTGGAAATTTAATAGGTGCGTTTGCATTAACTGAGCCTCAAGCCGGGTCACATGCTACCAATCTTAAAACAACAGCGGTAAAAAAAGGCGACAAATATATCCTAAATGGTACCAAGCATTATATTACCAATGCGACAGTTGCTGACATCTTTACTGTTATGGCTGTTACTGATTCAAGTAAGGGTGCAAAGGGGATTACATCTTTTATTGTTGAAAGAGGAATGCCAGGATTTAAAGTGGGTGCAGTTGAACGAAAAATGGGATTGAGAGGATCACATTCAGCAGAGCTTGTTTTTGAGGATTGCGAAGTCCCAGAAGAAAATGTACTTGGTGAAATCGGTCAAGGTTATGTAAATGCTCTAAAGATATTAGCAAACGGAAGGGCAGGTCTGGCAGCAAGAAACCTTGGTTCATCCCAAAAGCTTCTTGATATGTGTATGGCACATGTAGAAGAAAGAGAGCAGTTTCATGTGCCAATTATTGAACATCAAGCCGTTGCGCACATGCTTGCTGATATAGCCTTAGAAATCGAGGTGCTCAGATCGTTTACTTATCGTGTTGCTTGGATGGTAGAACGTGGAGAGAAGGTAATTAAAGAAGCAGCCATGCTAAAACTTTATGGATCTGAGGTTTACAACCGAGTAGCAGATAAGGCCGTACAAATTCACGGAGGCCTTGGCTATATTAAAGACTTTCCTGTTGAACGATATTACCGAGATGCAAGGATTACAAGAATTTATGAGGGGACCTCTGAGATTCAAAAAAACATTATAGCCGCTCAATTAAGAAAAGAGTATAGCTAA
- a CDS encoding thiolase family protein has product MTKAVIVSAVRTPIAKKGGALAGLDPSIYGAIVLKEALKRVNVNGEDVDDVILGNCLSGGGNIARLTSLQAELPFSVPGLTIDRQCGSGINSVALAAEAIEAGKAHVIIAGGTESMSRTPYLLAPQERAFDRMPPKFVSRQLSPDFIGDPPMGITAENLVEKYSISREEQDEFSLRSQQRMAAAMENNLFEEQIVPIPLKTRKGEFLFTTDEHPRPSITSSDLAKLPPAFKQGGSVTAGNSSGVNDGASALVIMSEEEAQKRGLEPLAYITDWAIAGVDPNIMGIGPVPAVQKLLAQTGSEISDYDLIEINEAFAAQVLACDRELNLDMEKVNVNGGAIAHGHPIAATGGMLVTKLAYEMKRRNVSKGLVTACIGGGQGIALALERK; this is encoded by the coding sequence ATGACAAAAGCCGTAATTGTATCTGCAGTTAGAACACCAATTGCAAAGAAAGGAGGGGCACTTGCTGGTTTAGACCCTTCAATATATGGAGCGATTGTTTTAAAAGAGGCATTAAAGCGTGTAAATGTTAACGGGGAAGATGTTGATGATGTTATATTAGGAAACTGCTTATCTGGTGGAGGTAACATCGCGAGACTTACATCACTTCAAGCTGAGCTTCCTTTTTCAGTGCCAGGTTTGACGATTGATAGACAGTGTGGATCTGGGATTAATAGTGTAGCTTTAGCTGCAGAAGCCATTGAAGCTGGAAAAGCACATGTCATTATCGCTGGTGGAACTGAAAGTATGTCACGGACTCCTTATTTATTAGCTCCACAGGAACGTGCATTTGATAGAATGCCACCTAAGTTTGTTTCCCGTCAGCTTTCTCCGGATTTTATAGGTGATCCTCCGATGGGAATTACTGCGGAAAATCTAGTTGAAAAGTACTCAATTTCAAGGGAAGAGCAGGATGAGTTCTCATTAAGAAGTCAACAAAGAATGGCGGCAGCGATGGAAAATAATTTATTTGAGGAACAAATTGTTCCCATTCCATTAAAGACGAGAAAAGGGGAATTTCTTTTCACAACAGATGAACATCCTCGTCCATCAATTACTTCATCAGATCTCGCAAAGCTTCCGCCAGCCTTCAAACAAGGGGGAAGTGTAACAGCTGGGAATTCTTCTGGAGTCAATGACGGGGCATCTGCGTTAGTAATTATGTCAGAAGAAGAAGCACAAAAAAGAGGATTAGAGCCTTTAGCCTATATTACAGACTGGGCGATTGCAGGTGTTGATCCTAACATCATGGGAATTGGTCCTGTACCTGCTGTACAGAAGCTTTTAGCACAAACAGGTAGTGAAATTAGTGATTATGATCTAATTGAAATTAATGAAGCGTTCGCAGCACAGGTTCTAGCTTGTGATCGTGAGTTAAACCTTGATATGGAGAAGGTTAATGTAAATGGTGGAGCAATCGCACACGGACATCCTATTGCTGCAACTGGTGGTATGCTCGTTACTAAGTTGGCTTATGAAATGAAACGACGTAATGTTTCGAAAGGATTAGTCACTGCGTGTATTGGTGGAGGTCAGGGCATTGCACTTGCACTAGAAAGAAAGTAG
- a CDS encoding PaaI family thioesterase gives MTTNYTKNIGQSEFSNLLEIKTVQFEKGDVILQLEIDEKHINGIDTVHGGVIATLIDNIIGATITSIVNLPSTTINLNIQYLSPATSGVLSAKANMLHIGYKIVTGEGIIADEKGNVIAKGTGTFKILHPKSQEIN, from the coding sequence ATGACCACCAATTATACTAAGAATATCGGCCAAAGTGAGTTCTCGAATTTACTAGAAATAAAGACTGTTCAATTTGAGAAGGGTGATGTAATTCTGCAGCTTGAAATTGATGAAAAGCATATTAATGGTATTGACACCGTCCATGGAGGGGTGATTGCCACCCTCATTGACAATATTATTGGAGCTACGATAACTTCGATCGTTAACCTGCCATCGACCACGATTAATCTTAATATCCAGTATCTATCACCTGCCACGAGTGGAGTCCTAAGTGCAAAAGCTAATATGCTTCACATTGGTTACAAGATTGTAACGGGTGAAGGAATCATCGCAGATGAGAAAGGTAACGTCATCGCTAAGGGTACAGGTACATTTAAAATTCTCCATCCCAAAAGTCAGGAAATAAATTGA
- a CDS encoding ABC transporter substrate-binding protein — protein sequence MFKRLSLFLILLLALVFVGACSTTPSSQPAEEEPTETDSGTETETEKEEEVGVVNIGYSGPLSGPAAFYGNNTLSGVTMAVEEINANGGFEVAGKKYNLNLVSLDDKYLPNETGANAKRLVQENKTPIIFVPHSGGIFATQVFNMQDKFIIGAYSSEPKITEVGNPLTVRIPPKYSSYIEPFSKYQMEKFGKKIALLPTATQYGKDWTAALEPGWKELGGEVVYKGSIDFSKDTDFFTIVTNALKEKPDVLFVGGPSEPTALVMKQARELGFKGGFLIMDQAKLDEIEAVLGGTELIEGSVGVLPLVYSRYAGNEKFIDDYKAEHGKNPGSEAGYHYLATYLFVEAMKAAGSVDDAEAIRASIEEGLANVPADKKIYEIDEIEDNGGLVTPLRMGVVENGKIVDVSLDQ from the coding sequence GTTTAAAAGATTATCTTTGTTCTTGATTTTACTACTGGCTCTTGTCTTCGTTGGAGCTTGTAGCACCACTCCTTCATCACAGCCTGCTGAAGAAGAACCAACAGAAACAGATTCTGGTACTGAAACAGAAACTGAAAAAGAAGAAGAAGTTGGCGTAGTCAATATTGGTTACAGTGGACCACTTAGTGGACCTGCAGCGTTCTATGGGAATAATACACTAAGCGGTGTAACAATGGCTGTTGAGGAAATCAATGCAAACGGTGGTTTCGAGGTTGCAGGGAAGAAGTATAATCTTAATCTCGTTTCCCTAGATGATAAATACTTACCAAATGAAACAGGCGCTAATGCTAAGAGACTAGTACAGGAAAATAAGACACCTATTATTTTCGTACCTCATAGTGGTGGAATTTTTGCAACACAAGTATTCAATATGCAAGATAAGTTCATTATTGGAGCCTATTCAAGTGAACCGAAAATTACAGAAGTGGGGAATCCTTTAACAGTACGAATTCCTCCTAAGTACAGCTCTTACATTGAGCCGTTCTCAAAGTATCAAATGGAAAAGTTCGGAAAGAAGATCGCCCTTCTCCCTACTGCAACTCAATATGGTAAGGACTGGACTGCTGCATTAGAACCGGGTTGGAAAGAATTAGGAGGAGAAGTTGTTTATAAGGGGTCAATTGACTTTAGTAAGGATACTGACTTCTTTACAATTGTTACAAACGCATTAAAGGAAAAGCCAGATGTACTATTTGTTGGTGGTCCTTCTGAACCAACGGCACTAGTTATGAAGCAAGCAAGAGAATTAGGTTTTAAAGGTGGATTCCTTATCATGGACCAAGCAAAGCTTGATGAAATTGAAGCTGTGCTTGGTGGAACAGAATTAATTGAAGGGTCTGTAGGAGTTCTTCCATTAGTGTACTCAAGATATGCAGGCAATGAGAAATTTATTGATGACTACAAAGCTGAGCACGGGAAAAACCCAGGTTCAGAAGCTGGATATCACTACTTAGCGACATACTTGTTTGTGGAGGCAATGAAAGCAGCTGGATCAGTTGATGATGCAGAAGCAATTAGAGCTAGCATTGAGGAAGGTCTAGCTAATGTACCGGCTGATAAGAAGATTTATGAAATCGATGAAATCGAAGACAATGGTGGATTAGTAACTCCGCTACGAATGGGTGTTGTTGAGAATGGGAAAATTGTCGACGTTTCATTAGATCAATAA